A window of the Vicia villosa cultivar HV-30 ecotype Madison, WI unplaced genomic scaffold, Vvil1.0 ctg.003222F_1_1, whole genome shotgun sequence genome harbors these coding sequences:
- the LOC131640600 gene encoding probable polygalacturonase At3g15720, producing the protein MKSMFVFLVFLLIVSPIAAGDNAYFDVVKYGAKGDGVSDDSNAFLKAWKDTCSATRGFPTMLIPQGRRFMLQPSSFEGPCKSAYIRVMIMGTIIAPQKWENWKWVNNNYRESWIQFIHINGLDVSGRGMIDGQGASWWNKSQYERPTAVRFIGCSKLKLGPLRHINSPRNHIGIGSCNGALLSGLQITAPENSHNTDGIDIASSSNIFVEQSTISTGDDCIAINSGSKFINITGIFCGPGHGISVGSLGKNGNYDTVEEIHVRNVTFSGTTNGARIKTWVGGCGYARKITYEDIILDRVQNPVIIDQQYNAYKTLKGGRKAVKVSDVTYRNIRGTTISPAAINLGCDNIGCTNIILKDINIVGIGKNIPAASCKNVQGSSSFCTPKVPCLSSNDH; encoded by the exons ATGAAAAGCATGTTTGTTTTTCTTGTCTTTTTACTAATTGTTTCACCTATAGCAGCAGGTGACAATGCATACTTTGATGTTGTTAAGTATGGTGCTAAGGGTGATGGTGTTTCGGATGATTCAaat gcCTTTCTCAAAGCATGGAAAGATACATGCAGTGCAACCAGAGGGTTTCCAACAATGCTTATACCTCAAGGAAGAAGATTTATGTTGCAACCTTCGTCTTTTGAAGGTCCTTGTAAATCTGCATATATTAGGGTTATG ATTATGGGAACTATTATTGCACCACAAAAATGGGAGAATTGGAAATGGGTTAACAATAATTATCGTGAATCATGGATTCAGTTTATTCATATAAATGGCCTTGATGTCAGTGGAAGAGGGATGATTGACGGCCAAGGTGCTTCTTGGTGGAATAAAAGTCAATATGAGAGACCAACG GCTGTTAGATTTATTGGTTGTTCTAAACTAAAACTTGGTCCGTTAAGACACATCAATAGTCCAAGAAATCATATAGGTATAGGTTCATGCAATGGTGCTTTACTATCTGGTCTTCAAATAACTGCACCAGAGAATAGTCACAACACCGATGGAATTGATATAGCATCATCAAGCAACATTTTTGTCGAacaatcaacaatttcaacag GTGATGATTGCATCGCTATTAATAGTGGTTCAAAATTCATCAACATAACTGGAATTTTTTGTGGACCTGGTCATGGCATCag TGTTGGAAGTCTTGGAAAAAATGGGAATTATGATACTGTAGAAGAGATACATGTGAGAAATGTCACTTTTAGTGGAACAACCAATGGTGCAAGAATCAAGACATGGGTG GGAGGATGTGGTTATGCGAGAAAGATAACTTATGAAGATATAATACTTGATAGAGTTCAGAATCCAGTTATTATTGACCAGCAATATAATGCATACAAAACTTTAAAAGGTGGAAGGAAAGCTGTGAAAGTGAGTGATGTAACTTATCGCAACATTCGGGGAACCACAATTAGTCCAGCTGCAATTAATTTAGGTTGTGACAATATTGGTTGTACCAACATCATATTAAAAGACATCAATATAGTTGGTATTGGCAAAAATATACCAGCGGCATCGTGCAAAAATGTACAAGGGTCGAGCTCATTTTGTACTCCAAAGGTTCCATGTCTTTCCTCAAATGATcattag